The Nitrospira sp. sequence AAGCATCAATCCGACGGCCACCAATGGGCCAACGAACGCGCCGACAGTATCCAGCGACTGCCGCAAACCGAACGCTGCGCCTCGGAGGTGCGGCGGTGCGATGTCCGCCACCAATGCATCGCGCGGTGCGCCCCGCACTCCCTTTCCGACTCGATCCAGCAATCGTGCGGTTAATACCATGCCCACCCCCGGAGCGAGCGCAAAGAGGGGTTTCGTGATTGCGGACAAGGCATAGCCAAACACGGCCAGTGCCTTACGTTTTCCAAGATAGTCGCTCAGCGTACCGGAAAATACTTTGACGACCAGAGCAAGAGATTCGGCTAATCCTTCGACAAGACCGACAGCAATGGTGCTTGCGCCAAGGGTTGTGACCATGAACAACGGCAACAGGCTATGAATCATTTCCGATGAGATGTCCATCAGCATGCTGACGAAGCCCAGCGCCCAGACACCGGATGGGATGTGACTTTGTGGACGGTTCATCTGTGACTGCATCCAAGTTGAAGACCCGAACGGAGAAGCCGAACAAACATCATGCCCGTAACCATTCCGGAACCTTTCATGAAGTAAGACAATCCTTAGGCTCTGGAGCGAGTGTGGAAGACTGCGTCTCCCGTCGTTGAACGATCCTTTCTTCCATCCACCGATAGAGCACCGGCAACACCACCAGAGTCAACGCTGTCGACGAAATCAATCCACCAATCACGACCGTCGCGAGCGGCTGTTGGATTTCGGAGCCTGGTCCCGTCACGAGGAGTAATGGGGTAAGCCCAAGCGCCGCCACGAACGCGGTCATCAATACCGGGCGAAGCCGTAAGACCATACCGGTCAAGACCGCCTCGTCAAGCGACATCCCCTGCTGTCGTAATTGGTTAATGTAGGCAATCTTTACCATCCCATTGAGCACTGCGACTCCGAACAGGGCGATGAAACCGACGGACGCCGGAACGGAGAGATAGAGTCCTCCAATCAGCAACGCCGCGAGGCCGCCGACCATGGCAAATGGAATGGCCAGAAGAATCAGAGCGGCCTGCCGGAGGTTTCCGAACGTAAAGAACAAAAGGATGAAAATGAGTCCGATGACCAACGGGACAACGATGGTGAGGCGAGCCATGGCACTCTGCTGATTTTGAAACTGCCCGCCCCAGGTTACATAGTAACCAGACGGGAGCTGTACCAGTTCGGAGACTGCCGATTGCGCCTCCTGGACCGCGCCGACCAGGTCCCTCCCGACGACGTTCGCCTCAATGACAATCCTGCGGCTGGCATGTTCCCGGCTGATTTGCGCCGGTCCCTCGACAATTCGAATGTCGGCAAGTTCTCTCAGCGGGATGCGGGAGCCGTCCGGCGCCGTCACCCATAGCGCCGCGATTGATTCGACATCACCCCGACGATCATCCGGAAATCGCACCATGATGGGAAACCTCCACTGCCCTTCGAAGACTTCCCCGGCGCCGATCCCGGCACCGATGGCCTCGATGACTTCCGTGATATCGGCCACATTGATGCCGTGACGCGCAACCATGGATCGGTTGATGTCGAGTGTTAAATAGTACAAACCCGCGACTTGCTCCACTCGAAGGTCGGACATGCCGGGGACCTGCCGCATCACTCGGGCGATCTCTTCTCCTTTGGTCCATAGAATGTCGAGGTCGTCGCCGAACAGTTTGACCGCGACCTGTGACCGGACTCCCGACACCAATTCATCCACACGCATCGAGATCGGCTGAGATAACCCGAATGCAATGCCGGGCATCTGACTCAGCCGGCTGCGGATTTGGGCTTCGATGGCACGCTTGCTACGGACTTTCCACTCGGATTCAGGCTTGAGCAAGACATACATGTCGCTGAGTTCCATCCCCATGGGATCCGTCCCCAATTCGTTCGCGCCGGTACGCGACACCACGGAACGCACGTCCGGGATCTCCAGCAACAGACGTTCGACCTGTCCCGCTATCTTGAGTGATTCGTTGAGGCTGATGCTTGGCAGCCGTACCAGATTCACCACAATCGACCCTTCGTCCATAACGGGCACGAACTCTCGCCCGATATAAGGGATCAGCGCGAAGCCTCCTACCAAGACTCCAACCGCGGTCACGACCACAAGCCGCGTTCGGCGAATAGCACTCTCCAAGAACTGCCGATAACGCCTGCGCACCATCGTTAACCCGCGTCCTCCGTCTGCCGCCTTGCTCGGCCGCATGAGCAGAACGGCCAGTACGGGAACCACGGTCATGGAGAGAATGAGGGAACTCAGTAAGACGATCACCACGGTCAAAGCCAATGGCACGAACATCTTGCCTTCCAGACCTTGCAGAGTCAGGAGCGGGGCAAAGGTCAGCGCGATGATCAACTCCCCGAATAGACTCGGTCGCCGCACTTCCAGCACGGCGCGCAAAACCACGGGCAGCCGTTCTGACACGGTCGTCAGAGGGGCTCGGCCTTCTGATTGCTCACTCAAGTGACGCTCCACGTTTTCTACTTGCACGATCGCGGCATCGACGATCATCCCGAGCGAAATCGCTAGCCCGCCTAACGACATCAAATTGGCCGAAAGACCCGTGCGTTGCATAATCAGGAAGGTGGCCAACGCAGCCAGCGGCAACATGAAGGAGACCACGACCGCGCCGCGCACATTCCGTAGGAACACATAGAGCACCAAGACCACAACCGCGGCCCCCTCTAACAAGGCGCGCTCGACCGTATCGAGCGCCCGAGTCACGAGCTCGATGCGATCATAGAACGGGATCACCGTCACACCGGCCGGCAATACACGATTGATCAGCACAACCTTGTCCTTGACCGCGGATACCACCTCTCGGCTGTTTCCTCCGCGC is a genomic window containing:
- a CDS encoding efflux RND transporter permease subunit; translation: MMERLIRISLEQRLIVLLAVAALILAGVASFSRLPIDAFPDVTPVQVQVITRIPALAPPEIERLVTFPLEIELTNLPGKTELRSVSRFGLSVITVVFDDAVDIYFARQLILERLLQARSKLPRGADPMLGPVSTGLSEVFMYLVEGPSRDLRDLRTLQDWVVRPMLRSVPGLADVDTLGGLVKQYEVLVEPNKLTSLGLTLRQVQMAVTENNQNAGGSYIEKGGDKLVVTGQGLARSSEDLERIVVAAHKGTPVYLRDVAQVRQGHAVRLGGVTRDGEGEVLEGIAVMLRGGNSREVVSAVKDKVVLINRVLPAGVTVIPFYDRIELVTRALDTVERALLEGAAVVVLVLYVFLRNVRGAVVVSFMLPLAALATFLIMQRTGLSANLMSLGGLAISLGMIVDAAIVQVENVERHLSEQSEGRAPLTTVSERLPVVLRAVLEVRRPSLFGELIIALTFAPLLTLQGLEGKMFVPLALTVVIVLLSSLILSMTVVPVLAVLLMRPSKAADGGRGLTMVRRRYRQFLESAIRRTRLVVVTAVGVLVGGFALIPYIGREFVPVMDEGSIVVNLVRLPSISLNESLKIAGQVERLLLEIPDVRSVVSRTGANELGTDPMGMELSDMYVLLKPESEWKVRSKRAIEAQIRSRLSQMPGIAFGLSQPISMRVDELVSGVRSQVAVKLFGDDLDILWTKGEEIARVMRQVPGMSDLRVEQVAGLYYLTLDINRSMVARHGINVADITEVIEAIGAGIGAGEVFEGQWRFPIMVRFPDDRRGDVESIAALWVTAPDGSRIPLRELADIRIVEGPAQISREHASRRIVIEANVVGRDLVGAVQEAQSAVSELVQLPSGYYVTWGGQFQNQQSAMARLTIVVPLVIGLIFILLFFTFGNLRQAALILLAIPFAMVGGLAALLIGGLYLSVPASVGFIALFGVAVLNGMVKIAYINQLRQQGMSLDEAVLTGMVLRLRPVLMTAFVAALGLTPLLLVTGPGSEIQQPLATVVIGGLISSTALTLVVLPVLYRWMEERIVQRRETQSSTLAPEPKDCLTS